The genomic segment GTAACGATCAATGATCATTTCAACCAACTGCACCAGGGCAGCAATAACAGCAATGTAGGAGATAAAGCCCAGAAAACTCAGATCCACATCCGGCAGACCCGCCCAAGCCAGAGCTCCGGGAGCCAGCAGGTAGTGATTCAAAGCCCAGTTGACCGGGACCGTTATTACCTCCACAAAGATGACAGCAAGACCTAATCCAATGGCAGTATCCACGCGCTTTGATACAGCGAGGAAAGAACACATGCCCAGGAAATAGGCCAGCAGGATATTGTTAACAAAAACGGATTCAACAAACAGGCTAATTAGATTTTCCATCATCAACCTCCTAATCCGCTACCGTACCGGTGAGGGTACGTTGAACCCAGATGATCAGACCCAGGAGGATAAACGCTCCCG from the Candidatus Neomarinimicrobiota bacterium genome contains:
- the nqrE gene encoding NADH:ubiquinone reductase (Na(+)-transporting) subunit E; the protein is MENLISLFVESVFVNNILLAYFLGMCSFLAVSKRVDTAIGLGLAVIFVEVITVPVNWALNHYLLAPGALAWAGLPDVDLSFLGFISYIAVIAALVQLVEMIIDRYSPALYSALGIFLPLIAVNCAILGASLFMVEREYTFAESAVFGLGSGVGFALAIAAMAAIREKLRYSHIPEGLRGLG